caagccagctgggctgtgattggccattaattagaaacaaccacatgagaccaaacacagatgcacctgttgcattccacagcagcagataatcaatgtttacattttgttcctgaggcctctcagcttctcaagaggaaaaatcctaaagaaaggatttttcataaaagatgtctgcgacacaccACACATCTACATggccaaaggtgtctctggggtgaaatcACCACAGTTGCCACTTTTTGGTTCAGCACCCAGGGCCAGACAAGCTCAGGCACATCCCATGGGGCAATATTGGTAATTATTCCAAttcacctgtcacacctgtgctTGCCCTGCAGTGGTGATCACCCTGGTGTTCCTGACCCTGCTGACCGTGCTGGTGGTGATTGGGATTTACCTGTACCGGAACCAGGGCTCCTACCTCACCTACGAGCAGCCCGAGTCCGACGCCACCCCGAGGGAGGAGCCTCCGGccaag
The Zonotrichia leucophrys gambelii isolate GWCS_2022_RI chromosome 29, RI_Zleu_2.0, whole genome shotgun sequence DNA segment above includes these coding regions:
- the SMAGP gene encoding small cell adhesion glycoprotein, which gives rise to MEGDRPHLSSDPTTPYLRKAPTPPGHEDADTAVIAVVITLVFLTLLTVLVVIGIYLYRNQGSYLTYEQPESDATPREEPPAKDKEEYFI